A genomic stretch from Ignatzschineria indica includes:
- a CDS encoding MFS transporter produces MRTITTFSSLYLATLFMLFANGLLTTYLALDLEARGITDILISSLTSAYYAGLVIGAKLGHKLIARVGHIRSYVASAGVTAATVILIGLLDYIEFWLAARFIMGLMMMVQYMVIESWLNDQAEPTQRGIVFGIYMAVSSLGVLLGQVALTVIEPIDIRILMIVSMFFSLCLVPLAVTRAIHPTPLKAAPLNIGYFIKTLPQVLIITLFAGMMVGSFYGLGPIFATRLGLNTQEAGSYMAIAIASSLIIQWPLGLLSDRMNRLLLITIVAILLLTLSILINLPWITNLYIGLISFFAIALQFTLYPLSVAIANDNIDEDKRVSLSAILLMLFGVGAAIGPLISGYLMERYDARGLYLFTLAIAIAIIWMNLLKASRRLKTDVEDSLPHVILPDGHLSPIAAATLDPRIDEDAVIEAMHNEEAEEIKEALREEIEAAEIEKKKSKIERNALLPFGEYSYAAFLQEYGAPVTPKENDE; encoded by the coding sequence ATCACCGATATCTTAATCAGTAGCCTCACCTCAGCCTACTATGCCGGCTTAGTCATTGGTGCAAAATTGGGGCATAAACTGATTGCACGTGTGGGGCATATCCGTAGTTATGTTGCTAGTGCTGGTGTGACGGCGGCAACGGTTATTCTTATTGGTCTACTCGATTATATTGAGTTTTGGCTCGCTGCCCGTTTTATTATGGGGCTGATGATGATGGTGCAATATATGGTGATTGAGAGTTGGCTCAATGATCAGGCAGAACCGACACAGAGAGGAATCGTCTTTGGGATCTATATGGCGGTCAGCTCCTTAGGGGTTCTTCTTGGGCAAGTTGCGCTCACAGTGATTGAACCGATCGATATTCGTATTTTAATGATCGTTTCGATGTTCTTTTCACTCTGTCTTGTTCCGCTTGCAGTCACGCGTGCTATTCACCCAACACCACTAAAAGCGGCGCCACTCAATATAGGGTACTTTATAAAGACACTGCCACAAGTGCTGATTATCACGCTCTTTGCCGGCATGATGGTGGGTTCTTTCTATGGTTTAGGGCCCATTTTTGCAACACGTTTAGGGCTCAATACTCAAGAGGCAGGAAGTTATATGGCAATCGCTATTGCCTCATCACTCATTATTCAGTGGCCATTAGGGCTTCTCTCTGACCGGATGAATCGTCTTCTTCTGATCACAATTGTGGCGATTCTACTTTTAACGCTCTCGATTTTGATCAATCTCCCTTGGATCACTAATCTCTATATCGGTCTTATTAGCTTCTTTGCTATCGCTCTACAATTTACCCTCTATCCTCTCTCCGTTGCGATTGCCAATGATAATATTGATGAGGATAAGCGGGTCTCTCTGAGTGCTATTTTGTTGATGCTTTTTGGCGTTGGCGCTGCTATCGGTCCTTTGATCTCGGGCTATCTGATGGAACGTTATGATGCGAGAGGACTCTATCTCTTTACCCTTGCTATAGCGATTGCTATCATCTGGATGAATCTTCTCAAGGCGAGTCGTCGTCTCAAAACCGATGTGGAAGATTCCCTTCCCCACGTTATTCTCCCCGATGGACATCTCTCCCCTATTGCGGCAGCAACTTTAGACCCACGTATCGATGAGGATGCCGTTATTGAAGCGATGCATAATGAGGAGGCTGAAGAGATTAAAGAGGCCTTAAGAGAGGAGATCGAAGCTGCTGAAATTGAGAAGAAGAAATCGAAAATCGAACGCAATGCTCTACTTCCCTTCGGTGAATATAGTTACGCTGCCTTCCTACAAGAGTATGGCGCACCTGTAACGCCTAAAGAGAATGATGAGTAG
- a CDS encoding prephenate dehydrogenase, which translates to MKIELSQPFFKERITIMGIGLIGGSLARALKRSNSVGKIIAYDRDEAALQRAYELGVADEIYTDPVEATKDADIIILATPITAMGKIMKEITPHLKESAVVSDVGSTKGSVLASIEAELGYLPERFVPAHPIAGTEKHGVENSFDSLFDNRRTLVIPHLENSHDAVRTIHDMWKAAGSMTEEMGVKHHDQVLAATSHIPHLLAYATVDTLANLDDRAEIFRFAAGGFRDFTRISASDPDLWADICLQNRESILEVLVAYQKKIDALRHALEDEDRELLRKVFARAKHARDNFYKEP; encoded by the coding sequence ATGAAGATAGAACTCTCTCAGCCTTTTTTTAAAGAGCGAATTACCATCATGGGGATTGGTCTCATTGGTGGTTCACTTGCACGCGCGTTAAAGCGTAGTAACTCTGTCGGTAAGATTATTGCTTATGATCGCGATGAAGCAGCATTACAGCGTGCTTATGAGTTAGGGGTTGCAGATGAGATCTATACTGATCCTGTTGAAGCGACAAAAGATGCCGATATTATTATCCTCGCAACGCCGATTACAGCGATGGGGAAGATCATGAAGGAGATTACGCCTCATCTTAAAGAGAGTGCGGTTGTGAGCGATGTCGGCTCAACAAAAGGATCGGTATTAGCGAGTATCGAGGCGGAACTCGGTTATCTTCCAGAACGATTTGTACCAGCGCATCCTATTGCCGGTACAGAGAAGCATGGTGTTGAGAACTCTTTCGATTCCCTCTTTGATAATCGCCGGACATTGGTGATTCCCCATTTAGAGAATAGTCACGATGCTGTTAGAACAATTCATGATATGTGGAAAGCAGCGGGATCGATGACGGAAGAGATGGGCGTTAAGCATCATGATCAGGTTTTAGCCGCAACCTCTCATATTCCGCATCTATTAGCTTATGCAACGGTCGATACCTTAGCGAATCTTGATGATCGTGCCGAGATCTTCCGATTTGCTGCGGGGGGATTTAGAGATTTTACTCGTATCTCAGCATCAGATCCCGATCTTTGGGCAGATATCTGTCTGCAAAATAGAGAATCGATTTTAGAAGTCTTAGTTGCTTATCAGAAGAAGATCGATGCTCTACGCCATGCATTAGAAGATGAAGATCGTGAACTATTGCGTAAGGTCTTTGCTCGCGCTAAACATGCTCGGGATAATTTCTACAAAGAGCCGTAG
- the tal gene encoding transaldolase translates to MGNIRKAAAVGQSVWFDNIERKMLGHDGELARMIKKEGLLGVTSNPAIFEKAIAGGEAYLPTIQDPANHELSARELFFKLAIEDIQSACDLFLPTYEETRYRDGYVSLEVSPDLANDANGTIIEAKALWEEIDRPNLMIKVPATKAGLIAIEALIAEGINVNVTLIFSVKRYSEVLEAFLKGLEARVKVGLPILQIASVASFFISRIDAVIDSQIATTAPHLKGHIAIDNAKMAYQHFLTEMTHERVKSLLKAGMQPQRLLWASTGVKDPSYQETMYVHHLMGKETVNTMPPKTYNAFLEESVTPYPQLESDLEMAKIRLAELKDFDIDLEEICQSLETAGVEQFVTAFDSLLSTIEKQRL, encoded by the coding sequence ATGGGAAATATTCGTAAAGCAGCGGCTGTAGGCCAAAGTGTATGGTTTGATAATATTGAGCGTAAGATGTTAGGTCACGATGGTGAGCTTGCAAGAATGATCAAAAAGGAGGGATTACTAGGGGTGACCTCTAATCCTGCCATTTTTGAAAAAGCAATTGCCGGCGGTGAAGCCTATCTTCCAACGATCCAAGATCCTGCTAATCATGAGCTTTCAGCACGTGAGCTCTTCTTTAAATTAGCGATCGAGGATATCCAATCCGCTTGTGATCTTTTTCTCCCAACCTATGAAGAGACGCGCTATAGAGATGGCTATGTTAGCTTAGAAGTTTCTCCTGACCTTGCAAATGATGCTAATGGCACAATTATTGAAGCAAAAGCGCTTTGGGAAGAGATCGATCGCCCTAACTTAATGATTAAAGTACCGGCAACTAAAGCAGGTCTCATTGCGATTGAGGCACTTATTGCCGAAGGGATCAACGTCAATGTAACCTTGATCTTCTCTGTTAAACGGTATAGTGAAGTTTTAGAAGCTTTCCTTAAAGGTTTAGAAGCACGAGTGAAAGTAGGGCTTCCTATTTTGCAAATCGCCTCTGTTGCGAGTTTTTTTATCTCCAGAATTGATGCAGTAATCGATAGTCAGATCGCGACTACAGCACCCCATCTTAAAGGGCATATTGCGATTGATAATGCGAAGATGGCTTATCAACACTTCTTAACAGAGATGACGCATGAACGTGTTAAATCACTCTTAAAAGCGGGAATGCAACCTCAGCGATTGCTCTGGGCTTCAACAGGAGTGAAAGATCCGAGTTATCAAGAGACAATGTATGTGCATCATCTGATGGGAAAAGAGACGGTCAATACGATGCCGCCTAAGACCTATAATGCATTTTTAGAAGAGAGTGTGACACCTTATCCGCAGCTTGAGAGTGATCTTGAGATGGCAAAAATTCGCTTAGCTGAATTGAAAGATTTCGATATCGATCTTGAAGAGATCTGCCAATCGCTTGAAACTGCTGGTGTTGAACAGTTTGTGACAGCTTTTGATTCACTTCTCTCAACCATTGAGAAGCAGCGCCTCTAA